The following proteins come from a genomic window of Halictus rubicundus isolate RS-2024b chromosome 8, iyHalRubi1_principal, whole genome shotgun sequence:
- the Tra2 gene encoding transformer 2 isoform X3: MSDIERSGSRSASPRRPRTADGGLRDSRSHSRSRKSRERKESHRPVKEYSRSRSRSVSRGRKSYRSSKYASAGHRGSSRSRSRSPYRGGRYSRSRSRSYSRSRYSRERDRNVYRSHSRSPMSSRRRHVGNRDNPCPSRCLGVFGLSIFTTEQQIHHIFSKYGPVERVQVVIDAKTGRSRGFCFVYFESSEDAKVAKEQCTGMEIDGRRIRVDFSITQRAHTPTPGIYMGKPTHLHDRGWDGPRRRDSYRGSYRRSPSPYYSRRRSRYDRSRSRSYSPRKFISFSSAPPNISSLHGYVSPLK; the protein is encoded by the exons ATGAGTGACATTGAG CGAAGTGGTAGCCGTAGTGCAAGTCCTAGACGACCTAGAACAGCAGATGGAGGTTTAAGAGACTCACGTTCACATTCGAGGTCACGAAAATCGCGTGAACGTAAAGAATCCCACAGGCCAGTAAAAGAATATTCAAGGTCAAGAAGCCGTTCCGTATCAAGGGGAAGAAAGTCCTATCGAAGCAGCAAGTATGCTAGTGCAGGTCATCGTGGTAGTAGTCGCAGTCGCAGTCGTTCTCCTTATAGGGGTGGGCGATACTCTCGAAGCAGATCTCGTTCCTACTCTCGTTCTCGATATTCCCGCGAACGTGACAGGAACGTGTATCGTTCACACTCCCGCAGTCCGATGTCATCTAGACGAAGACATGTCGGTAACAGGGACAATCCTTGTCCTTCTAGATGCTTAGGTGTATTTGGACTTTCTATTTTTACAACCGAGCAACAAATACATCACATCTTTTCAAAATATGGACCTGTCGAACGAGTACAAGTTGTAATTGATGCAAAG ACTGGACGTTCTAGAGGATTCTGCTTTGTATATTTTGAGTCGTCCGAGGATGCAAAAGTAGCCAAAGAACAGTGCACAGGAATGGAAATTGATGGCCGAAGAATACGAGTAGATTTTTCAATTACACAACGAGCTCACACACCCACGCCTGGAATTTATATGGGAAAACCTACACACctacatgacagaggatgggatggaccTAGACGTAGAGA CAGTTACAGGGGAAGCTACCGACGATCACCAAGCCCTTACTACAGTCGCCGACGTTCTCGCTATGACAGATCCAGATCGCGCTCGTATTCACCACGtaagtttatttctttttcttcggcACCGCCTAATATAAGCAGTCTACATGGATATGTGTCTCCTTTGAAATAA
- the Tra2 gene encoding transformer 2 isoform X8, with protein MSDIERSGSRSASPRRPRTADGGLRDSRSHSRSRKSRERKESHRPVKEYSRSRSRSVSRGRKSYRSSKYASAGHRGSSRSRSRSPYRGGRYSRSRSRSYSRSRYSRERDRNVYRSHSRSPMSSRRRHVGNRDNPCPSRCLGVFGLSIFTTEQQIHHIFSKYGPVERVQVVIDAKTGRSRGFCFVYFESSEDAKVAKEQCTGMEIDGRRIRVDFSITQRAHTPTPGIYMGKPTHLHDRGWDGPRRRDSSYRGSYRRSPSPYYSRRRSRYDRSRSRSYSPRRY; from the exons ATGAGTGACATTGAG CGAAGTGGTAGCCGTAGTGCAAGTCCTAGACGACCTAGAACAGCAGATGGAGGTTTAAGAGACTCACGTTCACATTCGAGGTCACGAAAATCGCGTGAACGTAAAGAATCCCACAGGCCAGTAAAAGAATATTCAAGGTCAAGAAGCCGTTCCGTATCAAGGGGAAGAAAGTCCTATCGAAGCAGCAAGTATGCTAGTGCAGGTCATCGTGGTAGTAGTCGCAGTCGCAGTCGTTCTCCTTATAGGGGTGGGCGATACTCTCGAAGCAGATCTCGTTCCTACTCTCGTTCTCGATATTCCCGCGAACGTGACAGGAACGTGTATCGTTCACACTCCCGCAGTCCGATGTCATCTAGACGAAGACATGTCGGTAACAGGGACAATCCTTGTCCTTCTAGATGCTTAGGTGTATTTGGACTTTCTATTTTTACAACCGAGCAACAAATACATCACATCTTTTCAAAATATGGACCTGTCGAACGAGTACAAGTTGTAATTGATGCAAAG ACTGGACGTTCTAGAGGATTCTGCTTTGTATATTTTGAGTCGTCCGAGGATGCAAAAGTAGCCAAAGAACAGTGCACAGGAATGGAAATTGATGGCCGAAGAATACGAGTAGATTTTTCAATTACACAACGAGCTCACACACCCACGCCTGGAATTTATATGGGAAAACCTACACACctacatgacagaggatgggatggaccTAGACGTAGAGA CAGCAGTTACAGGGGAAGCTACCGACGATCACCAAGCCCTTACTACAGTCGCCGACGTTCTCGCTATGACAGATCCAGATCGCGCTCGTATTCACCAC GTCGGTATTAA
- the Tra2 gene encoding transformer 2 isoform X6 has protein sequence MSDIERSGSRSASPRRPRTADGGLRDSRSHSRSRKSRERKESHRPVKEYSRSRSRSVSRGRKSYRSSKYASAGHRGSSRSRSRSPYRGGRYSRSRSRSYSRSRYSRERDRNVYRSHSRSPMSSRRRHVGNRDNPCPSRCLGVFGLSIFTTEQQIHHIFSKYGPVERVQVVIDAKTGRSRGFCFVYFESSEDAKVAKEQCTGMEIDGRRIRVDFSITQRAHTPTPGIYMGKPTHLHDRGWDGPRRRDAGNSSSYRGSYRRSPSPYYSRRRSRYDRSRSRSYSPRRY, from the exons ATGAGTGACATTGAG CGAAGTGGTAGCCGTAGTGCAAGTCCTAGACGACCTAGAACAGCAGATGGAGGTTTAAGAGACTCACGTTCACATTCGAGGTCACGAAAATCGCGTGAACGTAAAGAATCCCACAGGCCAGTAAAAGAATATTCAAGGTCAAGAAGCCGTTCCGTATCAAGGGGAAGAAAGTCCTATCGAAGCAGCAAGTATGCTAGTGCAGGTCATCGTGGTAGTAGTCGCAGTCGCAGTCGTTCTCCTTATAGGGGTGGGCGATACTCTCGAAGCAGATCTCGTTCCTACTCTCGTTCTCGATATTCCCGCGAACGTGACAGGAACGTGTATCGTTCACACTCCCGCAGTCCGATGTCATCTAGACGAAGACATGTCGGTAACAGGGACAATCCTTGTCCTTCTAGATGCTTAGGTGTATTTGGACTTTCTATTTTTACAACCGAGCAACAAATACATCACATCTTTTCAAAATATGGACCTGTCGAACGAGTACAAGTTGTAATTGATGCAAAG ACTGGACGTTCTAGAGGATTCTGCTTTGTATATTTTGAGTCGTCCGAGGATGCAAAAGTAGCCAAAGAACAGTGCACAGGAATGGAAATTGATGGCCGAAGAATACGAGTAGATTTTTCAATTACACAACGAGCTCACACACCCACGCCTGGAATTTATATGGGAAAACCTACACACctacatgacagaggatgggatggaccTAGACGTAGAGA TGCTGGGAATAGCAGCAGTTACAGGGGAAGCTACCGACGATCACCAAGCCCTTACTACAGTCGCCGACGTTCTCGCTATGACAGATCCAGATCGCGCTCGTATTCACCAC GTCGGTATTAA
- the Tra2 gene encoding transformer 2 isoform X9, with protein sequence MSDIERSGSRSASPRRPRTADGGLRDSRSHSRSRKSRERKESHRPVKEYSRSRSRSVSRGRKSYRSSKYASAGHRGSSRSRSRSPYRGGRYSRSRSRSYSRSRYSRERDRNVYRSHSRSPMSSRRRHVGNRDNPCPSRCLGVFGLSIFTTEQQIHHIFSKYGPVERVQVVIDAKTGRSRGFCFVYFESSEDAKVAKEQCTGMEIDGRRIRVDFSITQRAHTPTPGIYMGKPTHLHDRGWDGPRRRDSYRGSYRRSPSPYYSRRRSRYDRSRSRSYSPRRY encoded by the exons ATGAGTGACATTGAG CGAAGTGGTAGCCGTAGTGCAAGTCCTAGACGACCTAGAACAGCAGATGGAGGTTTAAGAGACTCACGTTCACATTCGAGGTCACGAAAATCGCGTGAACGTAAAGAATCCCACAGGCCAGTAAAAGAATATTCAAGGTCAAGAAGCCGTTCCGTATCAAGGGGAAGAAAGTCCTATCGAAGCAGCAAGTATGCTAGTGCAGGTCATCGTGGTAGTAGTCGCAGTCGCAGTCGTTCTCCTTATAGGGGTGGGCGATACTCTCGAAGCAGATCTCGTTCCTACTCTCGTTCTCGATATTCCCGCGAACGTGACAGGAACGTGTATCGTTCACACTCCCGCAGTCCGATGTCATCTAGACGAAGACATGTCGGTAACAGGGACAATCCTTGTCCTTCTAGATGCTTAGGTGTATTTGGACTTTCTATTTTTACAACCGAGCAACAAATACATCACATCTTTTCAAAATATGGACCTGTCGAACGAGTACAAGTTGTAATTGATGCAAAG ACTGGACGTTCTAGAGGATTCTGCTTTGTATATTTTGAGTCGTCCGAGGATGCAAAAGTAGCCAAAGAACAGTGCACAGGAATGGAAATTGATGGCCGAAGAATACGAGTAGATTTTTCAATTACACAACGAGCTCACACACCCACGCCTGGAATTTATATGGGAAAACCTACACACctacatgacagaggatgggatggaccTAGACGTAGAGA CAGTTACAGGGGAAGCTACCGACGATCACCAAGCCCTTACTACAGTCGCCGACGTTCTCGCTATGACAGATCCAGATCGCGCTCGTATTCACCAC GTCGGTATTAA
- the Tra2 gene encoding transformer 2 isoform X1 translates to MSDIERSGSRSASPRRPRTADGGLRDSRSHSRSRKSRERKESHRPVKEYSRSRSRSVSRGRKSYRSSKYASAGHRGSSRSRSRSPYRGGRYSRSRSRSYSRSRYSRERDRNVYRSHSRSPMSSRRRHVGNRDNPCPSRCLGVFGLSIFTTEQQIHHIFSKYGPVERVQVVIDAKTGRSRGFCFVYFESSEDAKVAKEQCTGMEIDGRRIRVDFSITQRAHTPTPGIYMGKPTHLHDRGWDGPRRRDAGNSSSYRGSYRRSPSPYYSRRRSRYDRSRSRSYSPRKFISFSSAPPNISSLHGYVSPLK, encoded by the exons ATGAGTGACATTGAG CGAAGTGGTAGCCGTAGTGCAAGTCCTAGACGACCTAGAACAGCAGATGGAGGTTTAAGAGACTCACGTTCACATTCGAGGTCACGAAAATCGCGTGAACGTAAAGAATCCCACAGGCCAGTAAAAGAATATTCAAGGTCAAGAAGCCGTTCCGTATCAAGGGGAAGAAAGTCCTATCGAAGCAGCAAGTATGCTAGTGCAGGTCATCGTGGTAGTAGTCGCAGTCGCAGTCGTTCTCCTTATAGGGGTGGGCGATACTCTCGAAGCAGATCTCGTTCCTACTCTCGTTCTCGATATTCCCGCGAACGTGACAGGAACGTGTATCGTTCACACTCCCGCAGTCCGATGTCATCTAGACGAAGACATGTCGGTAACAGGGACAATCCTTGTCCTTCTAGATGCTTAGGTGTATTTGGACTTTCTATTTTTACAACCGAGCAACAAATACATCACATCTTTTCAAAATATGGACCTGTCGAACGAGTACAAGTTGTAATTGATGCAAAG ACTGGACGTTCTAGAGGATTCTGCTTTGTATATTTTGAGTCGTCCGAGGATGCAAAAGTAGCCAAAGAACAGTGCACAGGAATGGAAATTGATGGCCGAAGAATACGAGTAGATTTTTCAATTACACAACGAGCTCACACACCCACGCCTGGAATTTATATGGGAAAACCTACACACctacatgacagaggatgggatggaccTAGACGTAGAGA TGCTGGGAATAGCAGCAGTTACAGGGGAAGCTACCGACGATCACCAAGCCCTTACTACAGTCGCCGACGTTCTCGCTATGACAGATCCAGATCGCGCTCGTATTCACCACGtaagtttatttctttttcttcggcACCGCCTAATATAAGCAGTCTACATGGATATGTGTCTCCTTTGAAATAA
- the Tra2 gene encoding transformer 2 isoform X2 encodes MSDIERSGSRSASPRRPRTADGGLRDSRSHSRSRKSRERKESHRPVKEYSRSRSRSVSRGRKSYRSSKYASAGHRGSSRSRSRSPYRGGRYSRSRSRSYSRSRYSRERDRNVYRSHSRSPMSSRRRHVGNRDNPCPSRCLGVFGLSIFTTEQQIHHIFSKYGPVERVQVVIDAKTGRSRGFCFVYFESSEDAKVAKEQCTGMEIDGRRIRVDFSITQRAHTPTPGIYMGKPTHLHDRGWDGPRRRDSSYRGSYRRSPSPYYSRRRSRYDRSRSRSYSPRKFISFSSAPPNISSLHGYVSPLK; translated from the exons ATGAGTGACATTGAG CGAAGTGGTAGCCGTAGTGCAAGTCCTAGACGACCTAGAACAGCAGATGGAGGTTTAAGAGACTCACGTTCACATTCGAGGTCACGAAAATCGCGTGAACGTAAAGAATCCCACAGGCCAGTAAAAGAATATTCAAGGTCAAGAAGCCGTTCCGTATCAAGGGGAAGAAAGTCCTATCGAAGCAGCAAGTATGCTAGTGCAGGTCATCGTGGTAGTAGTCGCAGTCGCAGTCGTTCTCCTTATAGGGGTGGGCGATACTCTCGAAGCAGATCTCGTTCCTACTCTCGTTCTCGATATTCCCGCGAACGTGACAGGAACGTGTATCGTTCACACTCCCGCAGTCCGATGTCATCTAGACGAAGACATGTCGGTAACAGGGACAATCCTTGTCCTTCTAGATGCTTAGGTGTATTTGGACTTTCTATTTTTACAACCGAGCAACAAATACATCACATCTTTTCAAAATATGGACCTGTCGAACGAGTACAAGTTGTAATTGATGCAAAG ACTGGACGTTCTAGAGGATTCTGCTTTGTATATTTTGAGTCGTCCGAGGATGCAAAAGTAGCCAAAGAACAGTGCACAGGAATGGAAATTGATGGCCGAAGAATACGAGTAGATTTTTCAATTACACAACGAGCTCACACACCCACGCCTGGAATTTATATGGGAAAACCTACACACctacatgacagaggatgggatggaccTAGACGTAGAGA CAGCAGTTACAGGGGAAGCTACCGACGATCACCAAGCCCTTACTACAGTCGCCGACGTTCTCGCTATGACAGATCCAGATCGCGCTCGTATTCACCACGtaagtttatttctttttcttcggcACCGCCTAATATAAGCAGTCTACATGGATATGTGTCTCCTTTGAAATAA
- the Tra2 gene encoding transformer 2 isoform X4: MSDIERSGSRSASPRRPRTADGGLRDSRSHSRSRKSRERKESHRPVKEYSRSRSRSVSRGRKSYRSSKYASAGHRGSSRSRSRSPYRGGRYSRSRSRSYSRSRYSRERDRNVYRSHSRSPMSSRRRHVGNRDNPCPSRCLGVFGLSIFTTEQQIHHIFSKYGPVERVQVVIDAKTGRSRGFCFVYFESSEDAKVAKEQCTGMEIDGRRIRVDFSITQRAHTPTPGIYMGKPTHLHDRGWDGPRRRDAGNSSSYRGSYRRSPSPYYSRRRSRYDRSRSRSYSPRFESRGIG; encoded by the exons ATGAGTGACATTGAG CGAAGTGGTAGCCGTAGTGCAAGTCCTAGACGACCTAGAACAGCAGATGGAGGTTTAAGAGACTCACGTTCACATTCGAGGTCACGAAAATCGCGTGAACGTAAAGAATCCCACAGGCCAGTAAAAGAATATTCAAGGTCAAGAAGCCGTTCCGTATCAAGGGGAAGAAAGTCCTATCGAAGCAGCAAGTATGCTAGTGCAGGTCATCGTGGTAGTAGTCGCAGTCGCAGTCGTTCTCCTTATAGGGGTGGGCGATACTCTCGAAGCAGATCTCGTTCCTACTCTCGTTCTCGATATTCCCGCGAACGTGACAGGAACGTGTATCGTTCACACTCCCGCAGTCCGATGTCATCTAGACGAAGACATGTCGGTAACAGGGACAATCCTTGTCCTTCTAGATGCTTAGGTGTATTTGGACTTTCTATTTTTACAACCGAGCAACAAATACATCACATCTTTTCAAAATATGGACCTGTCGAACGAGTACAAGTTGTAATTGATGCAAAG ACTGGACGTTCTAGAGGATTCTGCTTTGTATATTTTGAGTCGTCCGAGGATGCAAAAGTAGCCAAAGAACAGTGCACAGGAATGGAAATTGATGGCCGAAGAATACGAGTAGATTTTTCAATTACACAACGAGCTCACACACCCACGCCTGGAATTTATATGGGAAAACCTACACACctacatgacagaggatgggatggaccTAGACGTAGAGA TGCTGGGAATAGCAGCAGTTACAGGGGAAGCTACCGACGATCACCAAGCCCTTACTACAGTCGCCGACGTTCTCGCTATGACAGATCCAGATCGCGCTCGTATTCACCAC GTTTTGAATCAAGAGGTATTGGATGA
- the Tra2 gene encoding transformer 2 isoform X5 yields MSDIERSGSRSASPRRPRTADGGLRDSRSHSRSRKSRERKESHRPVKEYSRSRSRSVSRGRKSYRSSKYASAGHRGSSRSRSRSPYRGGRYSRSRSRSYSRSRYSRERDRNVYRSHSRSPMSSRRRHVGNRDNPCPSRCLGVFGLSIFTTEQQIHHIFSKYGPVERVQVVIDAKTGRSRGFCFVYFESSEDAKVAKEQCTGMEIDGRRIRVDFSITQRAHTPTPGIYMGKPTHLHDRGWDGPRRRDSSYRGSYRRSPSPYYSRRRSRYDRSRSRSYSPRFESRGIG; encoded by the exons ATGAGTGACATTGAG CGAAGTGGTAGCCGTAGTGCAAGTCCTAGACGACCTAGAACAGCAGATGGAGGTTTAAGAGACTCACGTTCACATTCGAGGTCACGAAAATCGCGTGAACGTAAAGAATCCCACAGGCCAGTAAAAGAATATTCAAGGTCAAGAAGCCGTTCCGTATCAAGGGGAAGAAAGTCCTATCGAAGCAGCAAGTATGCTAGTGCAGGTCATCGTGGTAGTAGTCGCAGTCGCAGTCGTTCTCCTTATAGGGGTGGGCGATACTCTCGAAGCAGATCTCGTTCCTACTCTCGTTCTCGATATTCCCGCGAACGTGACAGGAACGTGTATCGTTCACACTCCCGCAGTCCGATGTCATCTAGACGAAGACATGTCGGTAACAGGGACAATCCTTGTCCTTCTAGATGCTTAGGTGTATTTGGACTTTCTATTTTTACAACCGAGCAACAAATACATCACATCTTTTCAAAATATGGACCTGTCGAACGAGTACAAGTTGTAATTGATGCAAAG ACTGGACGTTCTAGAGGATTCTGCTTTGTATATTTTGAGTCGTCCGAGGATGCAAAAGTAGCCAAAGAACAGTGCACAGGAATGGAAATTGATGGCCGAAGAATACGAGTAGATTTTTCAATTACACAACGAGCTCACACACCCACGCCTGGAATTTATATGGGAAAACCTACACACctacatgacagaggatgggatggaccTAGACGTAGAGA CAGCAGTTACAGGGGAAGCTACCGACGATCACCAAGCCCTTACTACAGTCGCCGACGTTCTCGCTATGACAGATCCAGATCGCGCTCGTATTCACCAC GTTTTGAATCAAGAGGTATTGGATGA
- the Tra2 gene encoding transformer 2 isoform X7 — MSDIERSGSRSASPRRPRTADGGLRDSRSHSRSRKSRERKESHRPVKEYSRSRSRSVSRGRKSYRSSKYASAGHRGSSRSRSRSPYRGGRYSRSRSRSYSRSRYSRERDRNVYRSHSRSPMSSRRRHVGNRDNPCPSRCLGVFGLSIFTTEQQIHHIFSKYGPVERVQVVIDAKTGRSRGFCFVYFESSEDAKVAKEQCTGMEIDGRRIRVDFSITQRAHTPTPGIYMGKPTHLHDRGWDGPRRRDSYRGSYRRSPSPYYSRRRSRYDRSRSRSYSPRFESRGIG; from the exons ATGAGTGACATTGAG CGAAGTGGTAGCCGTAGTGCAAGTCCTAGACGACCTAGAACAGCAGATGGAGGTTTAAGAGACTCACGTTCACATTCGAGGTCACGAAAATCGCGTGAACGTAAAGAATCCCACAGGCCAGTAAAAGAATATTCAAGGTCAAGAAGCCGTTCCGTATCAAGGGGAAGAAAGTCCTATCGAAGCAGCAAGTATGCTAGTGCAGGTCATCGTGGTAGTAGTCGCAGTCGCAGTCGTTCTCCTTATAGGGGTGGGCGATACTCTCGAAGCAGATCTCGTTCCTACTCTCGTTCTCGATATTCCCGCGAACGTGACAGGAACGTGTATCGTTCACACTCCCGCAGTCCGATGTCATCTAGACGAAGACATGTCGGTAACAGGGACAATCCTTGTCCTTCTAGATGCTTAGGTGTATTTGGACTTTCTATTTTTACAACCGAGCAACAAATACATCACATCTTTTCAAAATATGGACCTGTCGAACGAGTACAAGTTGTAATTGATGCAAAG ACTGGACGTTCTAGAGGATTCTGCTTTGTATATTTTGAGTCGTCCGAGGATGCAAAAGTAGCCAAAGAACAGTGCACAGGAATGGAAATTGATGGCCGAAGAATACGAGTAGATTTTTCAATTACACAACGAGCTCACACACCCACGCCTGGAATTTATATGGGAAAACCTACACACctacatgacagaggatgggatggaccTAGACGTAGAGA CAGTTACAGGGGAAGCTACCGACGATCACCAAGCCCTTACTACAGTCGCCGACGTTCTCGCTATGACAGATCCAGATCGCGCTCGTATTCACCAC GTTTTGAATCAAGAGGTATTGGATGA